A part of Aspergillus flavus chromosome 1, complete sequence genomic DNA contains:
- a CDS encoding thimet oligopeptidase (metallopeptidase MepB), whose amino-acid sequence MAPEHYRRPPQAPPVFTATAQSIVDDAKRLIEASRKVQDEVVANVKPETATFDSVLKPLAHDENTMALEAHILSFYQAVSTEQQLRDASSKAEAELDEFFIETVMREDVFKLVDAVLNKNETLDPESRRLLEKEHKSYIRNGLGLPAGPKRDRFKEIKKRLSQISIEFQKNLNEENEGLWFTPEELDGVPEDVLSGLKKGEGENAGKLWLTFKYPDLFPTMKYAKNPETRKKVMIQNENKCNQNVPLFREAIVLRDEAARLLGYPNHAAFRIEDKMAKTPETVDTFLGDLRSRLTAGGQKEIKSLLELKKNDIEARGETFDGKYYLWDHRFYDRLMLEKNYSLDQQQIAEYFPLQTTIEGMLKIFEELFGLVFVEIIGDDRAKVAPSGKGSDIVWHEDVQIFSVWNDEGEGSGFVGYLYLDLFPRSGKYGHAANFNLQPGFIDKDGKRRYPATALVCNFTKPTPKKPSLLKHDEVVTLFHELGHGIHDLVAKTIYSRFHGTNTVRDFVEAPSQMLENWCWTPSQLKSLSKHYSTLSPEYFAAWKEQAGDKPEPAEQIPDEVIANLIRTKHVNDALFNLRQLHFGIFDMTVHEPKSHEDIEKLPISATYNQLRKQITQMDGPEILGLGDEWGHGEATFGHLIGGYDAGYYGYLSSQVYSTDMFYTVFKADPMNPTAGRRYRHQVLEKGGSQDEMTSLTEFLGREPKTDAFYKDMGLA is encoded by the exons ATGGCTCCAGAACACTACCGCCGCCCACCTCAGGCCCCGCCGGTCTTCACAGCAACCGCTCAGTCGATCGTTGACGATGCCAAACGCCTCATTGAGGCATCCCGCAAGGTCCAGGATGAGGTTGTCGCCAATGTGAAGCCTGAGACGGCCACATTCGATTCAGTGCTCAAGCCGCTGGCCCATGACGAGAACACCATGGCGCTGGAAGCCCACATCCTCAGCTTCTACCAGGCAGTCTCGACCGAACAGCAGTTGCGCGATGCTTCGTCCAAGGCCGAGGCAGAGCTGGACGAATTCTTCATCGAAACAGTCATGCGTGAGGATGTCTTCAAGCTTGTGGATGCCGTGCTGAACAAGAACGAAACCCTTGACCCCGAGTCGCGTCGCCTCTTAGAGAAGGAGCACAAGAGTTACATTCGCAATGGGTTGGGTCTCCCCGCTGGCCCGAAGCGGGACCGCttcaaggagatcaagaagcgTCTGAGTCAGATCAGCATTGAGTTCCAGAAGAACTTGAATGAAGAGAACGAGGGTCTCTGGTTTACCCCCGAAGAACTGGACGGTGTGCCGGAGGATGTCCTGTCTGGTTTGAAGAAGGGTGAGGGAGAGAACGCGGGCAAGCTCTGGCTGACCTTCAAGTATCCGGATCTTTTCCCAACTATGAAATATGCCAAGAACCCCGAAACTCGCAAGAAGGTGATGATCCAGAACGAGAACAAGTGCAACCAGAACGTACCTCTCTTCCGGGAGGCCATTGTCCTGCGCGACGAGGCTGCTCGGCTTTTGGGATACCCTAACCATGCAGCATTCCGCATTGAGGATAAGATGGCCAAGACACCAGAGACGGTTGACACCTTCTTGGGAGATCTGCGGAGTCGCCTGACAGCTGGTGGCcagaaggagatcaagagtctgttggagttgaagaagaacgatATTGAAGCTCGTGGCGAGACCTTTGACGGCAAATACTATCTGTGGGACCACCGGTTCTACGATCGTTTGATGCTGGAGAAGAACTACTCGCTGGACCAGCAGCAGATCGCTGAATACTTCCCTCTCCAAACTACCATTGAGGGcatgttgaagatcttcgaGGAGTTGTTCGGATTGGTGTTCGTAGAGATCATCGGTGATGATCGGGCTAAGGTAGCTCCCTCCGGTAAGGGAAGTGACATTGTCTGGCATGAGGATGTGCAGATTTTCAGCGTCTGGAACGATGAGGGCGAGGGTAGCGGATTTGTCGGCTATCTCTATCTGGACCTTTTCCCTCGGAGCGGCAAATACGGCCACGCGGCCAACTTCAACCTCCAGCCCGGTTTCATCGACAAGGACGGCAAGCGCCGGTACCCCGCCACCGCGCTTGTGTGCAACTTCACTAAGCCGACACCGAAGAAACCCAGTCTGCTTAAGCACGACGAGGTGGTGACATTGTTCCATGAGCTGGGCCATGGTATTCATGACCTCGTGGCCAAGACCATTTACTCTCGGTTCCACGGAACTAACACCGTGCGTGACTTCGTCGAGGCCCCCAGTCAGATGCTGGAGAACTGGTGCTGGACCCCATCGCAGCTCAAGTCGCTCAGCAAGCACTACTCGACGCTGTCACCCGAATATTTCGCCGCGTGGAAGGAACAGGCCGGCGACAAGCCCGAGCCGGCCGAGCAGATCCCCGACGAGGTGATTGCGAACCTGATCCGGACGAAGCATGTCAACGACGCACTGTTCAACCTGCGCCAGCTGCACTTCGGTATCTTCGACATGACCGTGCACGAGCCCAAGAGCCACGAAGACATTGAGAAGCTGCCGATCTCGGCCACCTACAACCAGCTGCGCAAGCAGATTACCCAGATGGACGGACCGGAGATCTTGGGCCTGGGCGACGAATGGGGACACGGCGAGGCGACCTTTGGACACTTGATCGGTGGTTATGATGCCGGTTACTACGGATACCTGAG CTCCCAAGTTTACTCCACCGATATGTTCTACACCGTCTTCAAGGCTGACCCAATGAACCCGACCGCCGGCCGACGCTACCGTCACCAGGTTCTGGAGAAGGGAGGCAGCCAGGATGAGATGACGAGCTTGACGGAATTCTTGGGCCGCGAGCCCAAGACTGATGCATTCTACAAGGATATGGGCTTGGCCTAg
- a CDS encoding uncharacterized protein (expressed protein), whose translation MRLVCVVVVLVCRGSVTRVHSMPVYRFCLDIQCGVAPIGVHYPFPFFFFFGNIYLCFSHKLSKSREDGILYFKTICIILSFLSSYFYEDYM comes from the coding sequence ATGAGACTTGTTTGTGTTGTTGTAGTCTTGGTTTGCAGGGGTTCTGTGACTAGGGTTCACTCTATGCCAGTTTATAGATTTTGTCTCGATATACAGTGTGGTGTTGCTCCTATCGGTGTTCATTaccctttcccctttttcttcttctttggaaatatatatctctgCTTTTCACATAAACTGTCAAAGAGCCGAGAGGATGGTATCCTATACTTCAAAACGATTTGCATTATCTTATCTTTCCTTTCGAGTTATTTCTACGAAGACTATATGTAA
- a CDS encoding myosin regulatory light chain cdc4 (unnamed protein product), whose product MTGSHNNHDDQASTNYKEAFSLFDKRGSGKVSLESLGDLLRACGQNPTLAEIAELENGLGGDFDFESFVKVLNRPNGFRDPGEAEEYCRGFQVFDKDMTGFIGVGQLRYILTNLGEKMSDEEVDELLKAVDTSSGEINYTDLVRTILAN is encoded by the exons ATGACCGGCTCACACAATAATCACGACGATCAGGCCTCCACCAACTACAAAGAAGCGTTCTCCCTCTTCGATAAGCGCGGCTCCGGCAAGGTCTCCCTGGAGTCCCTCGGTGACCTCCTGCGCGCATGCGGCCAGAATCCCACCCTCGCCGAGATCGCCGAACTGGAGAACGGCCTCGGCGGAGACT TCGACTTCGAATCTTTCGTGAAGGTTCTCAACCGTCCAAACGGCTTCCGCGATCCTGGTGAGGCCGAGGAATACTGCCGCGGATTCCAGGTGTTCGATAAGGATATGACCGGGTTTATCGGAGTCGGTCAGCTTCGATACA TTCTGACGAACTTGGGCGAGAAGATGTCGGACGAGGAGGTCGATGAGCTGCTCAAGGCGGTTGATACCAGCTCGGGTGAGATTAACTACACTG ACCTCGTTCGCACCATTCTGGCCAACTGA
- a CDS encoding fungal-specific transcription factor domain-containing protein → MIGTVSSIGGLSVTRFQTLTIMSRPFFRGSGIFGRLCAGDSTYNQGPKGIRREREVEIMDNDTITVNGAPKKRKRVRKVNTDRKFECTHEGCGKSYSRAEHLYRHQLNHTPKQIYRCDFPDCYRSFVRQDLCIRHRERHTTQGSQLQKRDHFAQAATNQPQSPHHVPHVSQATVVTPPSLPTQMSSAPSNVVVPISPSSSSSPSVGLNSVFSYQHHILPSQNENTFPRSNSLSTHGKSSPPVPTSYSPPELHKTSYGSLSNHHPTNTSIGEVHHDAQSHHPLSEPGQTPSTQSQGADGAYSSLPTDANGSSLADTVPFTSQAGMQMPVNSYSGLSLAPAATSTPATLDQAANMGTLDAMSGMIAPGSTVGDPGFDSLANCVYPIFGSESYNRSPFAMAEDFTAWLFNEPVPGSSSMSYPAATGMVPNYMDPTQLPNQFLLGDPAYGTFLSGVIPPHHPMSVTSILDPGSPRAIISEEKRQELLHLMATRFNEAAYSAVAKRKDALMDGDMDDDNHVLSLRMMQTYIGSYWYHFHSQLPILHRPTFFADQAPNLLLLIVIAIGASTLDKIHGPELTEAASELADFIVWHLRWELFMDADFRPPAKLWVFQALLLLEVYEKMYSTRALHERAHIHHDTTLTLMRRGSSLIGRSAFDSPASLRDDRQARSVSCSTTTQDFSADESWTHWIKAEATRRVAFAAFVLDSTHATMFGHSAKMVAHELRLPLPCDEALWSATSAAEVARVQASLHANGVKPVMFLDGLKRTLNGQRVRTNAFGRTILMAGLLSVSWHMNQRDLQVSSLGVPQALGGRDKWRAALLRAFDNWRRDFDEALGQAGTPPPFPGYRVQHPLDDDNVFESRDVLHGLAHMASHVDIVDCQILGGATRLMGRAITARDYNAAREKMTERWATKASARDATFYALKFLSECLLSGESEEGELYSGRDDYLLNRPWVIYVAALVVWCYGYALEGPIRSPPKLATVADQRRDMQEFLRRVGGVRSPNDLEAMEGRNQCLGLLMILRDGFVNTRWELLAEAANLLSSCIEKLKGR, encoded by the exons ATGATAGGCACCGTGTCGTCAATTGGAGGGCTGTCAGTCACAAGGTTCCAAACCCTAACTATCATGTCTCGACCCTTTTTCCGAGGGAGTGGAATTTTTGGCAGGTTATGCGCAGGGGATAGTACCTACA ACCAAGGGCCTAAGGGCATCCGCAGAGAACGAGAAGTTGAGATCATGGACAACGATACCATCACTGTCAATGGCGCCccgaagaaaaggaagagggttCGAAAGGTCAACACAGACCGTAAATTCGAATGTACCCACGAAGGGTGTGGGAAAAGCTATTCGCGTGCGGAGCATCTATACCGACATCAGTTGAACC ATACTCCCAAGCAAATATATCGATGTGATTTCCCTGATTGTTACCGCTCCTTCGTTCGACAAGACCTCTGTATTCGACACCGTGAACGTCACACCACCCAAGGCTCTCAGCTCCAAAAACGCGATCATTTTGCGCAAGCTGCTACCAACCAGCCTCAGAGCCCGCATCATGTACCTCACGTCAGCCAAGCGACTGTCGTCACACCTCCATCCTTGCCTACGCAAATGTCAAGCGCTCCGTCCAACGTAGTTGTTCCGATATCTCCttcgtcctcgtcatctCCATCTGTCGGTCTGAATTCCGTATTTAGCTACCAACATCATATACTACCATCTCAAAACGAAAACACTTTCCCCCGGTCAAATAGCTTAAGTACTCATGGGAAAAGTTCTCCTCCAGTACCGACGAGTTACAGCCCCCCGGAACTACATAAAACGTCGTATGGGTCGTTGAGCAACCATCATCCGACAAATACTTCCATCGGTGAAGTCCATCACGACGCACAATCACATCATCCTTTGTCTGAACCTGGCCAGACACCCAGCACACAATCCCAAGGTGCTGATGGAGCCTACTCATCACTGCCGACAGATGCCAACGGATCCTCTCTGGCTGACACTGTACCATTTACCTCTCAGGCTGGTATGCAAATGCCCGTGAATAGTTACTCAGGTCTCTCTCTAGCCCCGGCAGCAACTTCTACACCGGCGACTCTTGACCAAGCGGCCAACATGGGCACTCTTGATGCGATGTCGGGAATGATAGCTCCCGGCTCGACAGTTGGGGACCCTGGCTTTGATTCGTTGGCCAACTGTGTCTACCCGATCTTTGGCAGCGAATCATATAATAGATCTCCCTTTGCTATGGCGGAAGACTTTACGGCATGGCTTTTTAATGAACCCGTTCCCGGATCGTCGTCTATGAGCTACCCTGCAGCGACCGGTATGGTCCCGAACTACATGGATCCTACGCAACTGCCGAATCAATTCTTGTTGGGTGATCCGGCCTATGGGACGTTTTTGAGCGGCGTAATCCCGCCCCATCATCCCATGAGCGTCACCAGCATTCTGGATCCCGGGTCACCTCGTGCCATTATATCGGAGGAAAAGCGGCAGGAACTGCTTCATCTCATGGCGACTCGCTTTAATGAAGCTGCCTACTCGGCGGTGGCCAAGCGCAAGGATGCTTTAATGGATGGCGACATGGACGATGACAACCACGTTTTGAGCTTGCGCATGATGCAGACGTACATTGGATCGTACTGGTATCACTTCCATTCTCAGTTGCCCATCCTGCATCGGCCCACATTTTTCGCCGACCAGGCGCCAAACCTGCTTCTATTGATCGTTATAGCCATCGGTGCATCCACGCTAGACAAGATTCATGGTCCAGAGTTAACCGAAGCGGCATCTGAGCTGGCAGACTTTATTGTGTGGCACCTTAGATGGGAGCTCTTCATGGACGCTGACTTCCGGCCGCCTGCCAAACTGTGGGTCTTCCAGGCCCTCTTGCTCCTTGAGGTTTACGAAAAGATGTACTCTACTCGAGCATTACATGAACGAGCACATATCCACCATGACACCACTTTGACCCTGATGCGTCGCGGCAGCTCCTTGATTGGACGTTCCGCCTTCGACTCGCCCGCAAGCTTGAGAGACGACCGGCAGGCCCGGTCGGTATCCTGTTCGACGACGACACAGGACTTTTCCGCGGACGAATCGTGGACGCACTGGATCAAAGCGGAGGCCACCCGGCGAGTGGCGTTTGCAGCTTTCGTTCTGGATTCCACCCATGCCACTATGTTCGGCCACTCGGCTAAGATGGTCGCGCATGAGCTTCGGCTACCCTTGCCCTGCGATGAAGCTTTGTGGTCGGCGACCAGTGCTGCCGAAGTGGCGCGTGTGCAGGCTAGTCTCCATGCTAACGGGGTGAAGCCGGTCATGTTTTTGGATGGCCTCAAACGGACACTGAATGGGCAACGAGTCCGGACTAATGCCTTCGGAAGGACCATCCTCATGGCGGGTCTACTCAGCGTCAGTTGGCATATGAACCAGCGAGATCTCCAAGTCAGTTCTTTGGGAGTCCCTCAGGCACTGGGCGGTCGAGATAAATGGAGGGCTGCGCTACTGCGGGCCTTTGATAATTGGCGACGAGATTTCGACGAAGCGTTGGGACAAGCCGGGACACCGCCACCTTTCCCAGGGTACCGGGTTCAACATCCACTTGACGACGACAACGTCTTCGAATCCCGCGACGTACTGCACGGCCTTGCTCACATGGCGTCGCACGTCGACATCGTCGATTGTCAGATCCTCGGCGGTGCCACCCGACTCATGGGAAGGGCTATCACTGCCAGAGACTACAATGCCGCGCGTGAGAAGATGACCGAGCGATGGGCCACAAAGGCGTCAGCGCGAGACGCGACTTTCTACGCCCTCAAGTTTCTCTCCGAGTGTTTGCTGAGCGGCGAGTCGGAGGAAGGGGAGCTTTACTCAGGACGGGATGACTATCTTCTCAACCGACCATGGGTGATCTACGTTGCGGCATTGGTCGTCTGGTGCTATGGATACGCGCTGGAAGGCCCGATTCGCTCGCCACCGAAGTTGGCCACGGTGGCGGACCAGCGTCGTGACATGCAGGAGTTTCTCCGACGGGTGGGCGGCGTGCGTTCACCCAACGACCTGGAAGCAATGGAGGGCCGCAATCAGTGCCTGGGTCTGTTGATGATCCTGCGGGATGGATTTGTCAACACGCGATGGGAGCTGTTGGCGGAGGCGGCCAATTTGTTGAGCAGTTGTATTGAAAAGTTGAAGGGCCGATAA